In uncultured Ilyobacter sp., a genomic segment contains:
- the mutS gene encoding DNA mismatch repair protein MutS, which yields MSNETPLMKQYREIKEENRDSILFFRLGDFYEMFFDDAVIASKELGITLTSRNKEKGQNVPLAGIPYHSSASYMAKLVRKGYKVAVCEQVEDPKTAKGIVKREVVKVITPGTVIDTDYLDDKSNNYLLCVYIKGERAGIAYVDITTGEFRTTELEGEDIISKALNEVHKISPNEIIVEEKTYENFSDKFKNYAAISELTMQSVPFVKNSEEILKDYFRVISLDSYGLKGKKEAVTAGAMTLEYVLELQKYNELPINKISYENSEEHMELNLTTQRNLELIQNQREKSNMGTLLWVLDSCKTSMGTRMLKSFIKNPLLKVEEIKKRQEDIGYFIDEVLIREEIREILKNIYDIERLIGKVIMGTENGRDLIALKKSIRGALEILKILGNRQLFDSDLEKLIEVYNLIEKSINEEPPFSVREGGMIKSGYNSELDELHDLSKSGKNYILSIETRERERTGIKNLKVKYNKVFGYFIEVTRANSSLVPEDYIRKQTLTNAERYITPELKDYESKVLNAKEKIEALEYQIFKDISSEIKEENRVFQELAQNLAYLDVVTSLSDVAIKNDYVKPEVFQGFSLDIKGGRHPIVEKLVGPGEFVKNDILLDDDKSIIILTGPNMAGKSTYMKQLALIILMAQVGSYVPADYAKIGIVDKIFTRVGASDDLVSGQSTFMVEMSEVANIVNNATEKSFVILDEVGRGTSTFDGISIASSITEYIHDKIGSKTVFATHYHELTELEGKLEKAENYRIEVKETENDVVFLREIVKGGADKSYGIEVARLAGLPREILKKSKATLKSLEAKRALIEKKMKGEQLSLFGGAVETEEIPIEEEKRVVTLEEEKAIEIICDIDLNSLTPLDALVKLSELKKMLK from the coding sequence ATGAGCAATGAAACACCACTGATGAAACAGTATAGAGAGATAAAAGAGGAGAACAGAGACAGCATCCTCTTTTTTAGGCTTGGGGATTTTTATGAGATGTTTTTTGACGATGCAGTTATAGCATCGAAGGAACTAGGGATAACCCTCACTAGCAGAAATAAAGAAAAAGGACAGAATGTGCCTCTAGCGGGAATACCTTATCACTCGTCAGCATCCTATATGGCCAAACTTGTAAGGAAGGGCTACAAGGTAGCAGTATGCGAGCAGGTAGAAGATCCAAAGACTGCCAAGGGAATAGTAAAAAGAGAGGTAGTGAAGGTAATCACCCCAGGAACTGTAATAGATACAGATTATTTAGATGATAAGAGCAACAACTATTTACTCTGTGTATATATAAAAGGCGAAAGAGCTGGGATAGCCTATGTGGATATAACCACAGGGGAATTTAGAACCACGGAACTGGAAGGGGAAGATATAATATCTAAGGCCCTCAATGAGGTGCATAAGATATCTCCCAATGAGATCATAGTAGAGGAAAAAACCTATGAGAATTTTTCTGACAAATTTAAAAATTATGCTGCTATCAGTGAACTGACTATGCAGAGTGTTCCTTTTGTAAAAAACAGCGAAGAGATACTAAAAGATTACTTTAGGGTAATCTCCCTAGACAGCTACGGACTCAAAGGAAAGAAGGAAGCTGTGACTGCAGGGGCTATGACACTAGAATATGTCTTGGAACTACAAAAATACAATGAACTGCCTATAAACAAAATATCCTATGAAAATAGTGAAGAACATATGGAGCTGAATCTCACTACCCAGAGAAATCTGGAGCTTATTCAAAATCAAAGGGAAAAATCTAATATGGGAACTCTTTTATGGGTCCTCGATAGCTGTAAGACCTCTATGGGAACGAGGATGCTTAAAAGCTTTATAAAAAATCCCCTGCTCAAAGTCGAGGAGATTAAAAAAAGGCAGGAGGATATAGGGTATTTTATAGATGAGGTCCTTATCCGTGAAGAGATAAGAGAGATTCTGAAAAATATATATGATATAGAAAGACTCATCGGAAAGGTTATAATGGGAACGGAAAACGGACGTGACCTTATTGCTCTCAAGAAATCCATAAGAGGAGCACTGGAAATATTAAAAATACTGGGAAACAGACAGCTATTTGACAGTGACCTTGAAAAGCTGATAGAGGTATATAACCTTATAGAAAAATCCATAAATGAGGAACCTCCATTCTCTGTAAGAGAGGGAGGAATGATAAAAAGCGGATATAACTCCGAACTAGACGAGCTGCACGACTTGTCTAAAAGCGGAAAAAACTATATATTGAGCATAGAGACAAGAGAGAGGGAAAGAACCGGGATAAAAAACCTCAAGGTGAAATACAACAAGGTATTTGGGTATTTTATAGAGGTGACAAGGGCCAACTCATCCCTTGTGCCTGAGGATTATATAAGAAAACAGACTCTGACTAATGCTGAAAGGTATATAACGCCGGAACTGAAAGACTACGAGTCTAAGGTTTTAAATGCCAAGGAGAAGATAGAGGCCTTGGAGTATCAGATTTTTAAGGATATATCTTCTGAAATAAAAGAGGAAAATAGAGTTTTTCAGGAGTTGGCACAAAATCTGGCTTATTTGGATGTGGTGACCTCACTTTCAGATGTGGCTATAAAAAATGATTATGTAAAACCTGAAGTTTTTCAAGGATTTTCACTGGATATAAAGGGCGGAAGACATCCTATAGTAGAAAAACTCGTAGGGCCAGGAGAGTTTGTAAAAAATGACATACTGCTAGACGATGACAAGAGCATAATAATATTGACAGGGCCCAATATGGCTGGGAAATCGACCTACATGAAACAGCTTGCCCTTATAATACTAATGGCACAGGTGGGTTCTTATGTCCCGGCAGACTACGCCAAGATAGGGATAGTGGATAAGATATTTACAAGGGTAGGAGCCAGTGACGATCTGGTAAGCGGCCAGTCCACATTTATGGTGGAGATGAGTGAGGTAGCAAATATAGTCAACAATGCAACAGAGAAATCCTTTGTAATTTTGGATGAAGTGGGAAGGGGTACTTCTACTTTTGACGGTATATCAATAGCCAGTTCAATAACAGAGTATATCCATGACAAGATAGGATCAAAGACCGTCTTTGCAACTCACTATCATGAACTCACTGAATTAGAGGGAAAATTGGAAAAAGCTGAAAACTACAGGATAGAGGTAAAAGAGACTGAAAATGATGTGGTTTTCTTGAGAGAGATAGTAAAAGGCGGGGCAGATAAGTCTTATGGAATAGAGGTGGCCAGGCTTGCAGGTCTTCCTAGGGAGATACTAAAAAAATCAAAGGCCACACTAAAATCTCTCGAGGCCAAACGGGCTCTCATTGAGAAAAAAATGAAGGGAGAGCAACTCTCACTCTTTGGCGGAGCAGTGGAAACCGAGGAGATCCCTATAGAAGAGGAAAAAAGAGTGGTAACCTTAGAAGAGGAAAAGGCAATCGAGATCATATGTGATATAGATCTTAACTCCCTTACTCCCCTTGATGCCCTGGTAAAGCTCAGTGAATTGAAAAAAATGTTGAAATAG
- a CDS encoding LptA/OstA family protein, with product MLKKGIYILAGILVIVLGYLNYFKEEKAIEVKSDNKIETSDVNYESEGYRIEAGTQIDDLDTKETSFKLAKAFFEDMSLKGDSVFIDSLKNLILNGNIEGVSVNGWKFNAENANYDSDLAIISSETGVTASNDEKNIKVSGRKFETDIKMSYVNLDGDILMESEKIKVSADKVRYSDDTKIADITGDIRVKGENLSEDNPGSLEGTFENARYNLDSKILEAWNPFVIDYNGVKLYGEKLVYYEETGDFLVSENVRAEKDGFTLYMDSIEHKSADNLVVFHGEIHGGDEIYSVKGKNGYYDTLKKQAELKGDVVVSSKDGKELKADRGVYETETKVLYAYGATKDVVYKSPEGKVTSREIVYKSETEELFLNKKYTFSNQEYTSKGEKFYYNNLTGAGKAEKGDIKSKEFYGKGNLVEFNTQEKYYEAVGDAYFENADYSVESSKLTYDQSSGQVTVPGKYTARGKNKNEIFKGLEASYNTQSGDFVSPGKFFGENADYNFEGVDLTYNKISGIGKIDRDIVITGKTNNTKITGDRGNFKNGEFADIIGNIIVESKDITATGNKATYKQQEDKVYIPGEIKLKGKKSDFDGIMRDGVFDTEKSVYTGKAFKGKSDTATASGDTIKYYTEKDSFELIGNVILKDPETEVRGSQAEYFIDSNEVSAKEPFKVFYDNLVINSARGKFNMDSKSLDGNKVVITSDKGENLQGDHVFGSFADKKVDFVGNVKASMYQTDKKTGKKEPVNFEGNSARVYFIEDNGYKANRSEIKDNGVFRYSGMTLHSDYLELDLVRNLALGREGSRLIMENGTEVTSDIVDVNLTTEVANLINNVEITNFSQESGYTKATADRGIIKNKEKIAELEGRVKAESATATIEADRGIYNMNTNKFKAIGNVFINYKTN from the coding sequence ATGCTCAAGAAGGGTATCTACATTTTAGCGGGGATCCTCGTAATTGTTTTGGGATACTTGAACTATTTTAAAGAGGAAAAAGCCATCGAAGTAAAGTCGGACAATAAGATAGAGACATCAGATGTCAACTATGAATCTGAAGGTTACCGTATAGAGGCAGGAACTCAGATAGATGATCTAGACACCAAGGAGACCAGTTTTAAACTGGCAAAGGCTTTTTTTGAAGATATGAGTCTCAAAGGGGACAGTGTGTTTATAGACAGCCTGAAAAACCTTATCCTAAATGGAAATATAGAGGGGGTAAGTGTAAACGGGTGGAAGTTTAACGCAGAAAATGCAAATTATGACAGTGATCTTGCTATAATAAGTTCTGAAACAGGTGTGACAGCCTCTAATGATGAAAAGAATATAAAAGTTTCTGGAAGAAAATTTGAAACTGACATCAAAATGAGCTATGTGAATCTAGACGGCGATATACTGATGGAAAGTGAAAAAATAAAAGTAAGTGCAGACAAGGTGAGATACAGTGACGATACTAAGATCGCAGACATAACAGGAGATATAAGGGTAAAGGGAGAAAATCTCAGTGAGGATAACCCGGGGTCTCTAGAAGGAACTTTTGAAAATGCCAGATATAACTTGGATTCTAAGATTTTAGAAGCCTGGAATCCCTTTGTGATAGATTATAACGGAGTAAAATTATACGGGGAAAAACTAGTATACTATGAAGAAACAGGAGACTTTCTTGTATCTGAAAATGTTCGTGCTGAAAAAGACGGGTTTACCCTATACATGGACAGCATAGAGCATAAATCAGCTGATAACCTCGTAGTCTTCCACGGGGAGATTCATGGTGGAGACGAGATATACTCTGTAAAGGGAAAGAACGGATACTATGATACCTTGAAAAAACAGGCAGAGCTAAAGGGAGACGTAGTTGTTAGCTCTAAGGACGGAAAAGAGCTAAAAGCCGACAGAGGAGTATATGAGACAGAGACAAAGGTCTTGTATGCCTATGGAGCTACAAAAGACGTGGTCTATAAATCCCCAGAGGGTAAGGTGACCTCTAGAGAGATAGTATATAAAAGTGAAACAGAGGAACTTTTCCTAAATAAAAAATATACCTTTTCAAACCAGGAATACACCAGCAAGGGTGAGAAGTTTTATTATAATAATCTCACTGGAGCAGGAAAAGCTGAAAAGGGAGACATAAAAAGCAAAGAATTTTACGGAAAAGGAAATCTTGTAGAGTTTAACACCCAGGAAAAATATTATGAGGCTGTGGGAGATGCTTATTTTGAAAATGCAGATTATTCTGTGGAAAGCTCTAAGCTAACCTATGATCAGAGTTCTGGTCAAGTCACAGTTCCGGGAAAATATACTGCCAGAGGGAAAAATAAAAATGAGATTTTCAAAGGACTTGAAGCTAGCTACAATACCCAGTCAGGAGATTTTGTATCGCCTGGAAAGTTTTTTGGAGAAAATGCTGATTATAATTTTGAAGGTGTAGATCTCACATATAATAAGATCAGCGGAATAGGTAAGATAGACAGAGATATAGTGATAACAGGAAAAACAAATAACACAAAGATTACAGGAGACAGAGGAAACTTCAAGAACGGCGAGTTTGCAGATATTATAGGGAATATAATAGTAGAAAGTAAAGATATCACTGCAACAGGAAACAAGGCCACATATAAACAACAGGAAGACAAGGTTTACATTCCTGGAGAGATAAAGCTCAAGGGTAAAAAGTCTGATTTTGACGGGATTATGAGAGACGGAGTTTTCGATACAGAAAAATCTGTGTATACTGGAAAGGCCTTTAAGGGTAAGAGTGATACTGCCACAGCTTCTGGGGACACTATAAAATACTATACTGAAAAAGACTCTTTTGAGCTCATAGGTAATGTTATATTAAAAGACCCGGAAACAGAGGTGAGAGGTTCTCAAGCTGAGTATTTTATTGATTCTAATGAGGTATCGGCAAAAGAACCCTTTAAAGTATTTTATGACAATCTTGTAATAAACTCTGCAAGGGGTAAATTTAACATGGACAGCAAGTCTTTAGACGGAAATAAGGTTGTAATCACCTCAGACAAGGGGGAAAACCTTCAGGGAGACCATGTATTTGGTTCTTTTGCAGATAAAAAAGTGGACTTTGTGGGGAATGTAAAGGCATCAATGTATCAAACTGATAAAAAGACCGGGAAAAAAGAACCTGTTAATTTTGAGGGGAACTCGGCAAGGGTTTACTTTATAGAGGATAACGGGTATAAGGCAAATAGAAGTGAGATAAAAGATAATGGAGTATTCAGATACAGCGGAATGACGCTGCATTCAGACTACCTGGAACTAGACCTAGTGAGAAATCTGGCCCTAGGAAGAGAGGGCAGCAGGCTAATCATGGAAAACGGAACTGAGGTGACATCTGATATAGTGGATGTAAACCTCACTACAGAGGTGGCTAACCTCATAAACAATGTAGAGATAACTAATTTCAGCCAGGAATCTGGATATACCAAGGCCACTGCAGATAGAGGGATAATCAAAAATAAAGAAAAAATTGCAGAACTTGAAGGAAGGGTAAAGGCTGAGAGTGCCACTGCGACTATAGAGGCTGACAGGGGTATCTACAACATGAACACCAATAAATTTAAGGCAATAGGAAATGTATTTATAAATTATAAAACAAATTAA
- the lptB gene encoding LPS export ABC transporter ATP-binding protein, giving the protein MKSIIAQDLCKSYKKRRVVNGVSLEVKKGEIVGLLGPNGAGKTTTFYMMTGIVKPESGKVWCNEVDITELPMYKRANMGMGYLAQEPSVFRNLTVEENIYAILEMRNISKPEMKETMEKLLEEFKLSHVAKSLGYSLSGGERRRIEIARTIANNPDFILLDEPFAGVDPIAVEDIQQIIRYLKEKGLGILITDHSVRETLSITEKAYIMAQGQVLISGTPKEITENEMARKIYLGEGFKLD; this is encoded by the coding sequence ATGAAAAGTATAATAGCACAGGACCTGTGCAAAAGTTATAAAAAAAGAAGAGTAGTCAATGGAGTCAGTCTAGAAGTTAAAAAAGGTGAAATAGTGGGTCTTTTAGGTCCCAACGGAGCAGGAAAGACAACCACCTTCTATATGATGACAGGGATAGTGAAGCCTGAATCTGGAAAGGTCTGGTGCAACGAGGTGGATATAACAGAACTGCCTATGTACAAGAGGGCCAATATGGGGATGGGCTATCTGGCTCAGGAACCTTCGGTATTTCGAAACCTCACTGTAGAAGAAAATATCTACGCCATACTTGAGATGAGGAACATATCTAAACCTGAGATGAAAGAAACCATGGAGAAATTATTAGAGGAATTCAAGCTGTCCCATGTAGCTAAATCCCTTGGATATTCATTATCAGGTGGTGAAAGGAGAAGGATCGAGATAGCGAGAACCATAGCGAACAATCCCGACTTTATTCTTCTAGACGAACCCTTTGCAGGGGTGGATCCCATAGCTGTAGAGGATATACAGCAGATAATAAGGTATCTAAAGGAAAAGGGGCTAGGGATACTGATAACAGACCACAGTGTGAGGGAAACCTTGAGTATAACTGAAAAAGCCTATATAATGGCCCAGGGACAGGTTCTTATAAGCGGAACCCCCAAGGAGATAACAGAAAATGAGATGGCCAGAAAAATTTATCTAGGAGAAGGATTTAAACTAGATTAA
- the alaS gene encoding alanine--tRNA ligase produces MLTGNEIRQRFVEFFKEKEHKHYESASLIPDDPTLLLTVAGMVPFKPFFLGQKEAPNSRVVTYQKCIRTNDLENVGKTARHHTFFEMLGNFSFGDYFKEEAIAWSWEFITEVLGLEKDKMWISVFTTDDEAEKIWIEKCNIPKDRIVRLGEEDNWWSAGPTGSCGPCSEIYVDMGIEYGGDENSKPGDPEADDRFLEIWNLVFTEWNRKEDGSLEPLPKKNIDTGAGLERIASVVQKKVNNYETDLILPIIEEAGRLTSSEYGKTEKTDFSLKVISDHIRGITFLINDGVLPSNEGRGYVLRRVLRRAVRHGRLLGTSENFLYKLVDKVVEIMKDAYPEILENMEHIKKIIKIEEDKFSHTLGQGMQMVNDEIEKAKKSGENKLSGDITFKLYDTYGFPYELTEEICEEKEVEVSLEEFTAKMEEQKERARSAREVVMEKGQDSFVEEFYDKYGKTVFEGYEKLQNKSIVYHVEKLDENKVVLIFNKTPFYAESGGQASDHGTVTAEGLKGKIIDVQKQKEIFMHTVVVEEGMDLLKKGLEVSLAVDDERRRDIMRNHTATHLLHKALKDVLGTHVQQAGSLVDADRLRFDFNHYEAVTRDQLEEVEKIVNREIFKNTSLKVQHMTLDEAKESGSTALFGDKYGDLVRVVNVPGYSSELCGGIHVDRTGEIGLFNILTETGVAAGTRRIEATTGVASYKSVNQMERLILNVSDALKTDPKHLEEKVEKTIEAFRETTKELEALKSKLASYEANSLFDNIEEINNVKVLVKAFKGKEAGSLREIVDKAKDKLGSCIVVLGTDNEKAVFAVGVTKDLMSKVKAGDLVKEIAKIAGGNGGGRPDFAQAGGKDGNKVPEALEHARKILTEKL; encoded by the coding sequence ATGCTTACAGGTAATGAAATCAGGCAGAGATTCGTAGAATTTTTTAAAGAGAAAGAACACAAGCACTATGAAAGTGCATCTCTTATCCCTGATGATCCTACACTTCTTCTCACAGTTGCAGGAATGGTTCCTTTTAAACCTTTCTTTTTGGGTCAGAAGGAGGCACCAAATTCTAGAGTTGTAACTTATCAAAAATGTATAAGAACAAACGACCTTGAGAATGTGGGGAAGACAGCAAGACACCATACTTTTTTTGAAATGCTTGGTAACTTTTCTTTTGGAGATTATTTCAAAGAGGAGGCCATAGCCTGGTCTTGGGAGTTTATAACCGAGGTTCTAGGACTTGAAAAAGATAAGATGTGGATATCGGTGTTTACCACTGATGATGAGGCGGAAAAAATATGGATTGAAAAATGCAATATCCCAAAGGATAGAATAGTAAGACTAGGAGAAGAGGACAACTGGTGGTCTGCAGGGCCTACAGGTTCTTGCGGACCTTGTTCTGAAATCTATGTGGATATGGGAATAGAGTATGGGGGAGATGAAAACTCAAAACCTGGAGATCCTGAGGCAGACGACAGATTTCTAGAAATATGGAACCTGGTATTTACAGAGTGGAACAGAAAGGAAGACGGATCTTTAGAGCCCCTTCCAAAGAAAAATATAGATACAGGAGCCGGTCTAGAGAGAATAGCCTCGGTGGTACAGAAAAAAGTAAACAACTATGAGACAGATCTCATACTTCCTATTATTGAAGAGGCAGGTAGACTGACATCTTCTGAATACGGCAAAACAGAAAAAACTGACTTTTCCCTTAAGGTGATATCAGACCACATAAGAGGAATAACTTTCCTTATAAATGACGGAGTACTTCCTTCTAATGAGGGAAGAGGCTATGTGCTAAGAAGAGTCTTAAGAAGAGCAGTGAGACATGGAAGACTCCTTGGAACATCAGAAAACTTCTTGTATAAACTAGTGGACAAAGTGGTGGAAATAATGAAGGATGCCTACCCTGAAATCCTAGAAAACATGGAGCACATTAAGAAAATAATTAAAATCGAAGAGGATAAATTTTCTCATACCCTAGGACAGGGGATGCAGATGGTAAATGACGAGATAGAAAAGGCAAAAAAATCTGGGGAAAATAAGCTTTCTGGAGATATAACCTTTAAACTTTATGACACCTATGGTTTTCCATATGAGCTGACAGAAGAGATATGTGAGGAAAAAGAGGTGGAAGTTTCTTTAGAGGAATTCACAGCCAAGATGGAAGAACAGAAAGAAAGAGCCCGTTCTGCAAGAGAAGTAGTGATGGAAAAGGGGCAGGACAGCTTTGTAGAGGAGTTTTATGACAAGTACGGGAAAACTGTATTTGAGGGATATGAAAAACTTCAAAATAAAAGCATAGTCTATCATGTAGAAAAACTAGATGAGAATAAGGTAGTGCTTATCTTCAACAAGACTCCTTTTTATGCTGAATCTGGGGGACAGGCTTCTGACCACGGAACTGTAACTGCTGAAGGACTAAAGGGAAAAATAATAGATGTGCAAAAGCAAAAAGAGATATTTATGCACACAGTAGTTGTAGAGGAGGGGATGGATCTTCTGAAAAAAGGCCTAGAGGTAAGCCTCGCAGTGGATGATGAGAGAAGAAGAGATATAATGAGAAACCATACGGCGACTCACCTCTTGCACAAGGCACTAAAAGATGTGTTAGGAACTCATGTACAGCAGGCAGGATCCCTTGTAGACGCAGACAGACTGAGATTTGACTTTAACCACTATGAGGCTGTGACAAGAGACCAGCTAGAAGAAGTGGAAAAAATAGTAAACAGAGAGATATTTAAGAATACCTCTCTTAAGGTACAGCATATGACTCTAGATGAGGCCAAAGAAAGCGGTTCTACTGCCTTATTTGGGGATAAATACGGAGACTTGGTAAGGGTGGTAAATGTACCTGGATACTCTTCTGAACTCTGTGGAGGGATACACGTAGACAGAACTGGAGAGATAGGTCTCTTTAATATCTTGACTGAAACAGGTGTAGCAGCAGGGACCAGAAGAATAGAGGCTACTACAGGTGTGGCGAGCTATAAGAGTGTAAACCAGATGGAAAGGCTGATACTCAATGTATCTGATGCCTTAAAGACTGACCCAAAACATCTTGAAGAAAAGGTGGAGAAAACTATAGAGGCATTTAGGGAGACTACTAAAGAATTAGAGGCTTTGAAATCTAAGCTGGCCTCATATGAAGCTAACTCACTCTTTGACAATATAGAGGAGATAAATAATGTCAAAGTTCTCGTTAAGGCCTTCAAGGGAAAGGAAGCAGGCTCACTGAGAGAGATAGTTGATAAGGCCAAGGATAAGCTAGGAAGCTGTATTGTAGTTCTTGGAACTGACAATGAAAAGGCAGTTTTTGCTGTAGGTGTAACAAAGGATCTCATGTCTAAGGTAAAGGCCGGAGACCTTGTAAAGGAGATAGCAAAAATAGCAGGTGGAAACGGCGGGGGAAGACCTGACTTTGCCCAGGCTGGTGGAAAAGACGGGAATAAAGTTCCTGAAGCCCTAGAACACGCAAGAAAAATACTAACTGAAAAACTTTAA
- the ruvX gene encoding Holliday junction resolvase RuvX, with translation MFKKYLALDVGDVRIGVARSDAMGMFAHPLEVIDRTKTKAVKRVQELCRQENTKSIVVGIPKSLDGQEKRQAEKVREFIEKLNSSIEGLEIIEIDERLSTISAERMLNETTNKDARGKRKVVDKIAAAIILQTYLDMKK, from the coding sequence ATGTTTAAAAAATATCTTGCCCTTGATGTAGGCGATGTAAGGATAGGAGTGGCTAGATCTGACGCTATGGGAATGTTTGCCCATCCCTTAGAGGTCATAGACCGAACGAAAACAAAGGCCGTAAAAAGGGTACAGGAACTGTGCAGGCAGGAAAATACCAAGAGTATAGTGGTAGGAATCCCAAAAAGCCTAGACGGTCAGGAGAAAAGACAGGCTGAAAAGGTAAGGGAGTTTATAGAAAAGCTAAATTCGAGTATAGAGGGGCTTGAGATAATAGAAATAGACGAGAGACTCTCTACAATTTCTGCAGAAAGAATGCTCAATGAAACAACTAACAAAGATGCCAGGGGAAAAAGAAAAGTAGTGGACAAGATAGCAGCGGCCATAATACTTCAGACATACCTTGACATGAAAAAATAG
- the secD gene encoding protein translocase subunit SecD yields the protein MRKGTIVKLLFILAILIGAGWLSFVKPTRLGLDLKGGVYVVLEAIPEGDQVVDDEAMTRLIEVLDRRINGLGVAESVVQRAGEKRVIVELPGITNSEEAVDLIGKTALLEFKIVQEDGSLGETLLTGGSLKKAAVSYDKLGRAEIQFEMNQEGAVKFAEITRNNIGKKLAVTLDGEIQTAPTINTEIPSGNGVITGSYTVEEAKAMATLLNAGALPVRAEILETRSVGASLGDESIAKSTMAAKVAVALIGIFMVIFYRLPGLVANLALVVFGIIAFGTLNFLDATLTLPGIAGLILSAGMAVDANVIIFERIKEELSFGNTILSSIDAGFKKAFGAIFDSNITTLIITMILFTLGTGPVKGFAITLTIGILASMFTAITITKILLKGFVGIFKIKRPELFGVRGN from the coding sequence ATGAGAAAGGGAACGATTGTTAAACTGCTCTTTATACTGGCAATTCTCATTGGAGCAGGATGGTTGAGTTTTGTAAAGCCCACTAGGCTAGGTCTAGACCTAAAAGGCGGAGTATATGTAGTACTAGAGGCGATACCTGAAGGAGATCAGGTGGTAGATGATGAGGCTATGACAAGGCTTATAGAGGTACTAGACAGAAGAATAAACGGTCTAGGGGTTGCAGAATCTGTAGTCCAAAGAGCTGGGGAAAAAAGGGTAATAGTGGAACTTCCTGGAATAACCAACAGTGAAGAGGCTGTGGATTTGATAGGTAAAACAGCACTTTTGGAGTTTAAAATAGTGCAAGAAGACGGTTCCTTAGGGGAAACCCTTCTTACAGGGGGATCCCTTAAAAAGGCGGCAGTATCCTATGACAAGCTTGGAAGAGCGGAAATTCAGTTTGAAATGAATCAAGAGGGTGCGGTGAAATTTGCCGAAATAACAAGAAATAATATAGGGAAAAAACTTGCGGTGACTCTAGATGGTGAAATACAGACAGCACCTACTATAAATACAGAGATACCAAGTGGAAATGGTGTAATAACTGGAAGCTACACTGTAGAGGAAGCAAAGGCTATGGCCACTCTTTTGAATGCCGGAGCACTTCCTGTAAGAGCTGAGATACTAGAGACAAGATCAGTAGGAGCATCTCTAGGAGATGAATCTATAGCCAAGAGTACAATGGCTGCAAAGGTTGCAGTGGCATTAATAGGAATATTTATGGTGATATTCTACAGACTTCCTGGGCTTGTTGCAAATCTAGCTCTTGTGGTTTTCGGGATTATAGCATTTGGTACTCTTAATTTCCTAGATGCAACTCTTACACTTCCTGGAATAGCAGGACTTATACTTTCTGCAGGAATGGCAGTGGATGCCAATGTTATTATTTTCGAGAGGATAAAAGAGGAGCTTTCATTTGGAAATACTATACTTTCCTCTATAGATGCCGGATTTAAAAAGGCCTTTGGAGCGATATTTGACTCTAATATAACAACTCTTATAATAACAATGATATTATTCACTTTAGGAACAGGACCTGTAAAAGGTTTTGCAATAACTCTGACAATAGGAATACTGGCTTCTATGTTTACAGCTATAACAATAACCAAGATACTATTAAAAGGTTTCGTAGGTATATTTAAAATAAAAAGGCCTGAATTATTCGGGGTTAGGGGGAACTAA